The proteins below come from a single Cyanobacteriota bacterium genomic window:
- a CDS encoding metal-dependent phosphohydrolase: protein MFNPTKLLLEAFVPEFTAGFYTTYGGQKPDYAEIMGWVGNMALENIANSDALYHNVEHTIFVTLVGQEILRGKHIREGGVSCEDWLHFAISLVCHDIGYVKGVCSQDNIERRIYATGRGDETIELPKGSTDASLTHYHVDRGKLFIQERFGGHPLIVSDIIKANIELTRFPVPKDGDHDDTVNYPGLVRAADLIGQLSDPRYLQKIPALFYEFEETGINKELGYRHPDDLRVNYPRFYWNSVYPYIRDALGYLKLTQEGKQIIANLYAHVFEVEHEVDTKFFVSAPLKPSAN, encoded by the coding sequence ATGTTTAACCCTACTAAACTTCTACTAGAGGCGTTTGTTCCAGAGTTCACGGCTGGATTTTATACCACTTATGGTGGCCAAAAGCCTGACTATGCGGAAATTATGGGCTGGGTTGGCAACATGGCGTTGGAGAATATTGCCAACAGCGATGCACTATACCACAACGTGGAACACACGATATTCGTCACGCTTGTGGGGCAAGAAATTTTGAGGGGCAAGCATATCCGGGAAGGTGGTGTTAGCTGTGAAGATTGGCTGCACTTTGCAATTTCTCTTGTTTGCCATGACATTGGCTATGTTAAGGGTGTATGCAGTCAAGACAACATCGAGCGTCGAATTTATGCCACGGGTAGGGGAGATGAGACGATCGAATTACCAAAGGGATCAACTGATGCGAGTTTGACTCACTACCATGTCGATCGAGGCAAACTCTTTATCCAAGAACGGTTTGGTGGACATCCATTAATTGTCTCCGACATCATTAAAGCCAATATAGAACTGACACGCTTCCCGGTACCCAAAGATGGTGACCATGACGACACCGTTAACTATCCTGGCCTAGTGCGTGCGGCTGACTTGATCGGACAGCTTAGTGACCCACGCTATCTTCAGAAAATTCCAGCGTTGTTCTACGAATTTGAAGAAACTGGCATCAACAAAGAACTGGGGTATCGCCATCCAGACGATCTGCGCGTAAACTATCCTCGCTTTTATTGGAATAGCGTTTATCCTTACATTCGAGATGCCCTAGGCTACTTAAAACTTACTCAAGAAGGGAAGCAAATCATCGCCAACCTCTATGCCCACGTCTTTGAAGTTGAACACGAAGTAGACACTAAGTTTTTTGTCTCAGCACCACTAAAGCCTAGTGCTAACTAA